The Acidobacteriota bacterium genome includes a window with the following:
- the dnaE gene encoding DNA polymerase III subunit alpha, which yields MKDFVHLHLHTEFSLLDGACRIDELLDEAERLKMPALAVTEHGNMFSSVVFHDAARKRGINPILGCEVYVAPGDRRDKSGTPGETANHLVLLAENEQGFKNLIKLVSSGYTEGFYYKPRIDKALLAQHAEGLIGLSSCLKGEVACGIRAEQMPKALAAAAQYRDILGKGNFFLEMQFQGIEEQRIVNNGLLPIARDLEMPLVVTNDVHYLRHGDHKPHDILLCIGTGKSVNDENRLKYHGDQFFLKTAAQMAEVFGDYPEAMQNTLLIAERCNVTIPSGQNHLPKFAVPEGFTLDEYFEHVTREGFKLRLERLRQTDEKGELRHTLAEYEERLTYEIAMIKKMEYPGYFMIVWDFIRYAREHGIPVGPGRGSAAGSLVAWALRITDVDPLHYDLIFERFLNPERVSLPDIDVDFCERRRGEVINYVTEKYGRENVSQIITFGTMKAKAVIRDVGRVMDMPYADVDKIAKQIPPALDMTLEKALAENPVLRDMARADARVNDVLEMGKRLEGVSRNAGVHAAGVVIAPGPITDYAPLFKSNRDEITTQWAMKEVERVGLLKMDFLGLSTLTLIQDALAELKRTEHIVLDIDNVPLDDAKTYQLFVDGQTYGIFQFESSGMREILRRAKPQRLEDLIAMNALYRPGPLKGGMVDDYINRKAGRSVVKYDLPVLEPVLADTYGVIAYQEQVMRMASVVAGFTMGQSDVLRKAMGKKDPKVMAKQREAFMKGALEKNVNEKKASKIFELMEFFAGYGFNKSHSTAYAFLAYQTAYLKANYPRHFAAALLTIEAANTEKLAVYISESRERGIAVLPPDINESQLHFTVVPEGVRFGLTAIKGLGEGAIRSLIEVRERTGRITSVHQLCEELDLRLVNKKVLEALVKSGACDSLVPTGVPLIAGRAKLFGAVDSAIEHGNRTQRDRDQGQADLFGGGDEGGLSIIRLPDSPPWTEMELLSNEKEALGLYLSGHPIDRHADSLRAFGAKTVGDLMLSDIPEGVDGVPGRLVIEDVYVGGIVGGFRGLKTKKGDPMCVFTLEDHQGSVEVVVFPEMYGKHRMVIENGALLLVRGKFERDEENSRFQCTEIMPLALLKERLSRGVRIRLKAACPRETIEALWELLPKHRGDRPVALEVELNGGSRHVIVRAEVTSSIRVRTSEQFVADVERICGPGSVTVHS from the coding sequence GTGAAGGACTTCGTTCACCTGCACCTGCACACCGAGTTCTCGCTACTCGACGGCGCCTGCCGCATCGACGAGCTGTTGGACGAGGCGGAACGGCTGAAGATGCCGGCGCTGGCTGTCACCGAACACGGCAACATGTTCTCGTCGGTGGTGTTCCACGACGCGGCGCGCAAGCGCGGGATCAATCCGATTCTGGGGTGCGAGGTCTACGTTGCCCCCGGCGACCGCCGCGACAAGAGCGGCACACCCGGTGAGACGGCAAACCACCTGGTGCTGCTGGCCGAGAACGAGCAGGGGTTCAAGAACCTCATCAAGCTGGTGTCGTCGGGATATACCGAAGGCTTCTACTACAAGCCGCGCATCGACAAAGCACTCCTCGCGCAGCATGCCGAAGGCCTGATCGGCCTCAGCAGCTGCCTCAAGGGCGAGGTCGCCTGCGGGATTCGCGCGGAGCAGATGCCCAAGGCCCTCGCCGCCGCGGCGCAGTACCGCGACATTCTCGGCAAGGGCAACTTCTTCCTCGAAATGCAGTTCCAGGGCATCGAGGAACAACGCATCGTCAACAACGGCCTGCTGCCGATTGCCCGCGACCTCGAGATGCCGCTGGTCGTGACCAACGACGTGCACTACCTGCGGCACGGCGACCACAAGCCGCACGACATCCTGCTGTGCATCGGCACCGGCAAGTCGGTGAACGACGAGAACCGCCTGAAATATCACGGCGACCAGTTCTTCCTGAAGACCGCCGCGCAGATGGCCGAAGTGTTCGGGGACTATCCCGAGGCCATGCAGAACACGTTGCTGATCGCCGAACGCTGCAACGTCACCATTCCGTCCGGCCAGAACCACCTGCCGAAGTTTGCGGTCCCTGAAGGGTTTACGCTCGACGAGTACTTCGAGCACGTCACGCGCGAGGGCTTCAAGCTGCGGCTCGAGCGCCTGCGCCAGACTGACGAGAAAGGCGAGCTGCGCCACACCCTGGCGGAGTACGAGGAGCGCCTCACGTACGAGATCGCGATGATCAAGAAGATGGAGTACCCCGGGTATTTCATGATCGTGTGGGATTTCATTCGCTACGCGCGCGAGCACGGCATTCCCGTCGGCCCGGGCCGCGGTTCGGCGGCCGGGAGCCTCGTGGCCTGGGCGCTGCGCATCACCGATGTCGACCCCCTGCACTACGACCTGATTTTCGAGCGCTTCCTGAACCCGGAACGCGTGTCGCTGCCCGATATCGACGTCGACTTCTGCGAGCGACGGCGTGGGGAAGTGATTAACTACGTGACCGAGAAGTACGGCCGCGAGAACGTCTCGCAGATCATCACCTTCGGCACCATGAAGGCCAAGGCCGTCATTCGCGACGTCGGCCGCGTGATGGACATGCCGTACGCGGATGTCGACAAGATCGCCAAGCAGATTCCACCGGCGCTCGACATGACGCTCGAGAAGGCCCTGGCCGAAAACCCGGTGCTCCGCGACATGGCGCGTGCTGACGCCCGCGTCAACGATGTGCTGGAGATGGGCAAGCGCCTCGAGGGCGTGTCGCGCAACGCCGGCGTCCACGCGGCCGGCGTCGTGATCGCCCCCGGCCCGATCACCGACTACGCGCCGCTGTTCAAGAGCAACCGCGACGAAATCACGACCCAGTGGGCCATGAAGGAGGTCGAACGCGTCGGCCTGCTCAAGATGGACTTCCTGGGCCTCAGCACCCTCACGCTGATCCAGGACGCGCTGGCCGAACTGAAGCGCACCGAACACATCGTGCTCGACATCGACAACGTGCCGCTGGACGATGCGAAGACCTACCAGCTGTTCGTGGATGGCCAGACCTACGGCATCTTCCAGTTCGAAAGCTCGGGCATGCGCGAGATCCTGCGGCGGGCCAAGCCGCAGCGGCTCGAAGACCTGATTGCGATGAACGCGCTCTATCGGCCCGGCCCCCTCAAGGGCGGGATGGTGGACGACTACATCAACCGCAAGGCCGGGCGCAGCGTGGTGAAGTACGACCTGCCGGTGCTCGAGCCCGTGCTCGCCGATACCTACGGCGTCATCGCCTACCAGGAACAGGTCATGCGCATGGCGTCGGTGGTGGCCGGGTTCACCATGGGCCAGTCCGACGTGCTCCGCAAGGCCATGGGCAAGAAAGACCCGAAGGTCATGGCCAAGCAGCGCGAAGCCTTCATGAAGGGCGCGCTCGAGAAGAACGTCAACGAGAAGAAGGCCAGCAAGATCTTCGAACTGATGGAGTTCTTCGCCGGGTACGGCTTCAACAAGTCGCACTCGACGGCGTACGCGTTCCTGGCGTACCAGACCGCGTACCTGAAGGCGAATTACCCGCGCCACTTTGCCGCGGCGCTGCTGACCATCGAGGCGGCCAATACCGAGAAACTCGCCGTCTACATCAGCGAGTCTCGCGAACGCGGGATCGCGGTGCTGCCGCCCGACATCAACGAAAGCCAGTTGCACTTCACGGTGGTGCCGGAAGGCGTCCGGTTCGGGCTGACCGCCATCAAGGGGCTGGGCGAGGGCGCCATTCGCAGCCTGATCGAGGTGCGCGAACGCACCGGGCGCATCACCTCGGTCCACCAACTGTGCGAAGAGTTGGATCTGCGACTGGTGAACAAGAAGGTGCTCGAGGCGCTCGTGAAGTCCGGCGCCTGCGACAGCCTCGTGCCAACCGGCGTGCCGCTGATTGCCGGGCGCGCCAAGCTGTTCGGCGCCGTTGACAGCGCCATCGAGCACGGCAACCGCACCCAGCGCGACCGCGACCAGGGCCAGGCCGACCTGTTCGGCGGCGGCGACGAGGGCGGCTTGTCGATCATCCGGCTGCCAGATTCGCCGCCGTGGACCGAGATGGAGTTGCTGTCGAACGAGAAAGAGGCACTCGGGCTGTACCTGAGCGGCCACCCGATCGATCGCCACGCCGACAGCCTGCGCGCGTTCGGCGCCAAGACGGTCGGCGACCTGATGCTCAGCGACATCCCGGAGGGTGTGGACGGCGTCCCCGGCCGCCTCGTGATCGAAGACGTGTATGTTGGCGGCATCGTCGGCGGCTTCCGCGGCCTGAAGACCAAGAAGGGCGATCCGATGTGCGTGTTCACGCTCGAGGATCACCAGGGTTCGGTCGAGGTGGTGGTGTTTCCCGAGATGTACGGCAAGCACCGCATGGTGATCGAGAACGGGGCGCTGCTACTGGTGCGCGGCAAGTTCGAGCGCGACGAAGAGAATTCGCGCTTCCAGTGCACCGAGATCATGCCCCTGGCGCTGCTCAAGGAGCGGCTGTCGCGCGGGGTCAGGATCCGGTTGAAGGCCGCCTGCCCGCGTGAGACGATTGAGGCGCTGTGGGAACTGCTGCCGAAGCACCGCGGCGACCGGCCGGTGGCCCTCGAGGTGGAGCTGAACGGCGGCTCGCGCCACGTCATCGTCCGCGCCGAGGTAACATCCTCGATTCGCGTGCGGACCTCGGAACAGTTTGTCGCGGACGTTGAACGTATATGCGGACCCGGTTCAGTAACCGTACACTCGTAG
- a CDS encoding acetyl-CoA carboxylase carboxyltransferase subunit alpha, with protein sequence MPDLLEFEEPIAVLLKEIEALSTLAISEDRDREIARLEARVSAIRGELYKNLTPWQRVQVARHPGRPTTLDYVERLFTDFVELHGDRRFADDHAIVTGTAFYKGAPVMVVGHQKGSDTKQKIYRNFGYARPDGYRKALRTMELAQKFGRPIVCFVDTPAAYPGIESEERGVAEAIALNLREMAMLEVPVIVIVHGEGGSGGALGIAVGDRILMHEFAIYSVIPPEGCAAILWRDSAKKVEAAEALKITAPDLLQLEIIDEIVLEPVGGAHTDPQQAAALLDVALQRSLAEVSALGVQERLDQRYAKFRKMGSVGIIDA encoded by the coding sequence ATGCCCGATCTGCTCGAATTCGAAGAACCGATTGCCGTCCTGCTGAAGGAGATCGAGGCGTTATCGACGCTGGCGATCAGTGAGGACCGCGACCGCGAAATCGCGCGGCTCGAGGCGCGCGTCAGCGCCATCCGCGGGGAGCTCTACAAGAACCTGACCCCGTGGCAGCGGGTCCAGGTCGCGCGACACCCGGGCCGGCCGACCACGCTCGACTACGTCGAGCGCCTGTTCACCGACTTCGTCGAGCTGCACGGCGATCGCCGGTTCGCCGACGACCATGCCATTGTCACCGGAACGGCGTTCTACAAGGGCGCGCCCGTGATGGTGGTCGGCCACCAGAAGGGCAGCGACACCAAGCAGAAGATCTACCGCAACTTCGGCTACGCCCGGCCCGACGGCTACCGCAAGGCGCTGCGCACCATGGAACTGGCGCAGAAGTTCGGCCGGCCGATCGTCTGCTTCGTCGACACCCCCGCCGCCTATCCCGGCATCGAGTCCGAGGAACGAGGCGTGGCCGAGGCCATTGCCCTCAACCTGCGTGAGATGGCGATGCTCGAGGTCCCGGTGATCGTGATCGTGCACGGCGAGGGCGGCAGCGGCGGCGCGCTCGGCATTGCCGTCGGCGATCGCATCCTGATGCACGAGTTCGCGATCTACAGCGTGATCCCGCCCGAAGGCTGCGCCGCGATCTTGTGGCGCGACTCGGCCAAGAAGGTCGAGGCGGCCGAGGCGCTCAAGATCACCGCGCCGGACCTGTTGCAGCTGGAGATTATCGACGAGATCGTGCTCGAGCCCGTCGGCGGCGCGCACACCGACCCGCAGCAGGCGGCGGCGCTGCTCGACGTGGCCTTGCAGCGGTCGCTGGCCGAGGTCTCGGCGCTTGGCGTCCAGGAACGTCTCGACCAGCGCTACGCGAAGTTCCGCAAGATGGGATCCGTCGGGATCATCGACGCGTAA